CCCGAGGCTCCCAGGCCCATGGTTAGGGTGATGGTTATGTTGGGACAAGGCAGAACCCCTGGCAGGTACTGACCCCAGCACTTCCCCGAGGAGACCAGGCCACTGCCTGCCCAGGCCTGCAGGACACAAACGCTCAGGAGCTGGatcccagggctggagaggctgcagcacGTGGAGCTCTTCCCTGGGGCTgatcaggagcagagaggagcctggggcAGCGATGCCCCagattttggggatttttggcTCCGAGGTGACAGCGCAGGGCtaagggcagggggagggggctgctgggggctgcgGGCAGTGCCAGGCACCCGAGAGCTGCACCAAAACCTCTCCTGGCTGCTACAGACCCGGCAGAACCGCCCCGATCCACAGCTGggggggcagaggaagggatgagcAAAACCACGCGGAGCAGAGAGCCTGGGGGGGTCCCACGTCACTGTGccccctccagcacccacccacccacccaccttcCATCCGATCCACGAACAGCCGCTTCAGGCTCTGGTAGATCCCGATCTTGATGGTGCCGTAGGACGCCTGCCGGAGCAGCGCGGGGGCGatcctggggaggggacacggaCACGGACACTGACCCGGCGGCTGCAGCCCCGGGACGGCCACGGGCCGGGAACGCGGGGACCGGAACCGGGATGGGCGATGGGAGGGACCGGGGCGGGCAGGGGGGGGAAACGGGAGGGCGGGGAGGGGACCCGGGGCGGGTGTaggaggggagggggcgagCAGGGAGGGGGACCCGGTGAGGGGGACCGAGGGGTCCGGTTCCGGTTCCGGTCCCGGTCCGATGCTTACCCCGAGTAGAGGGCGCGGCCGCCCTCCTCCCGGCAGATGCGGAAGAGGGCGTGGAACATGCCGCGGTACCGGACCTCACGGAACCGGGCATCGGTGCTCTGACCCTGCACCTGCAGCCGCGTCTTGGTCAGGTCCACGGGGAAGGTGCCTGTGGGGAGAGCGGCCCTCAGCGACccgacccggcccggcccggccctccCGGTTCCCCTCCACACCACCCAccccctcagctctcctccccgccgccgcctcctcaCCGAACTCGGCCACGATGGAGGCGAGTCCGCCATAGACGAAGGGTTTCCAGTTGAGCGCGGACATGGCATggcggggcggggccgcgcCGGGACGCACCGGAAACGCTAGGGGGCGTACCGGgcagcgccccctgccggcACCGGGACCCCGCCGGACAGCGCCCCCTGCCAGCACCGGTTGCCCCGCCGGGCCTGGCGGTACCGGAGTCCGCCCCCCCCATCGCCATGACACCCCCCCCCGCTGCCCCCCGGGGCAAACCGGCCCCGTGCCCCGATCCCGGTGTGGGGAAGCTGGCCCGGTACCGGGCCCCATCCCGGATCCTGGCGGGAGGTGGTGTTTTGTGTGGCTAAACCCGGATCTCTGCACTTCCCGCCCCCACCACCCGGTTCCACCCCATCACCCCCGCAGGTTCTGGGTTGGATGGGGAAGATCACCGTGGCACAGTGCCGGTACCGGAGGGAAACGCTGCTCCACAGCTCacttttattataaaaaatacaCCCAAACCAGGTTTATTTATACCAAAACGAACAGTGCAGCGCTGGGACCCACTGCCCAGCCAGATGTGCGTGTGTGGGTGGGGAGGTCTAGACCCAAATCCAGCCCGCGGTGACAGAACAGCCCCGGGACCGGGGGCTTTGGGGGGCACAGAGCAGTCCCGTGACCCCCAACCGTGCCGTGGTGTCCCGGGAAGCCCCACGAGgcaccagggctggaggagaaaCCACAGTCCCGAGGGAAGGGTGTGGGTGCcgtgccccctccccaggggtTTTGGGGCAGGGGGACTCTCCTCAGCTGCGGGTGGAGCCCCGGGCAGAGCCCCGCTGCTCCCCGTGCCGGGAGTGGGGTTCCCTGGCCCCACGGTCCCGGGATCTGCCCCCCTCGGGCCCCTCTTCCCGGGATCTGCCATGCCCCtcacccctcctgccagcctcctccctcctctccctctcctcccgcCACCCGCcgtgtcccctctgctcctgggccctcttttcccctctcctctccgGTGAAGGCTTCCGGTGTCTCCGCTCCTCCTCTTCCCGCTGGGTCCTGCTCCCGGGTTTCCTCTCGGATCCCTTCCCGGGGGGTTGGCTCCCCCCTGCGTAGCGCTCGTAGCCCGggtcctccttctccttcttgaTCTTCAccctgggctgctcctcctccccaggctgggtCCTCTTCCCTGCCCGGCTGCTGGGCCTGGGAcgctcctctctgctcctctcctgatCTGAAGGACAAGATCCATCTTCCAGTCCTGGAGCATCACCCCAACCCCCCGAGCTTGGCACCTTACCAACCCCACTCCCACTCCAAGTTTTTCCCCCAGGCTCCACAGCCCATTGTCCTCCCCTCTCACAGGGATCCTGCTCCACTTCCCATCCcaacatttttctcctccagcttcaGCCATCCCACACTcttcccagccaggctgccccTGGCACTTCTGGAACCCCCAGCACCTTCTGGGTGTGCTGCcatggagcagcctgggctggaagggacctttacaGAACACCCAGTCCAACTTCAGCATCAGTCTCCAGCCCCAGAACCTCCCCCAGACCTGCTGGGTTTGTGTTCTCTCTCTCAGAGACCACCCGATGgtccttccagcagctcccctgccccacagcagaTGTTGAGGTGATGTGGCACACAGATGTCCTCAGCCCTGTCCCTCTCTGTCCCCCTGCTGGCCCAGGACAAGGGATGAATCCAGGCACCCAGACACCCCTCAGGAGATCACAAAGCCAAGGTCAGGCACTCGGGATGTTCTCCCCTGATCCGTGGTGTTCCCCCATGCACGAGGGCTCTGTGAATGCTCCTGCCCACTGTCCAGCCCAGCAGGACTACCCCTcacctttctgcttcttcacagGCAGCTCCTCATCTTCAGACATGGAGTCGGATGAGGTGTGAGGGGGGGTTTTAACTCCACAGCCCTTTGCATGGAGGGTCCTTGTGATGTCATCCAAGTCATCCGAGTCCTTGGGGGGACGATAGTTGGCAACGTGGTCCACTCGGATTGTCCTCCCCTTGATCTGTGAGGGCAGCCAGGCTGTCAGCAAGGACATAAACCCCCCCCGTGCTgtcaggggtgctgggggcacaCAGACCCCCCCAGGCTGTTGGGGATGTTTGGGGGGGTACAGACCCTCCCGTGCTgtcaggggtgctgggggcacaCAGACCCCCCCAGGCTGTCGGGGATGTTTGGGGGGGTACAGACCCTCCCGTGCTGTCAGGGGTGTTGGGGGCACACAGACCCCCCCCGTGCTGTCCGGATGCTGTCCCGGCATCACTTCACTCACTTTGATCCCGTTGAAGTTGTCAACAGCCAGGATGGTGCTCCTCTGGTCCTCATAGCACAAGAAGCAGAAGCCTTTGGACTTTCCGGTCTTCTTGTCCCGCACCAGGTTGATGTTCACGATCTCCCCGTACCTGGAACACACCGTGAGCACCGGGAGCCGCCacagggggaggggggcgggggcCGCGGCACTTACTGGGAGAACACGCAGATGACATCGCCCTCTGTCAGCTCGTAGGGCAGCCCGCCTGcggagagaggagaggagggggctcCGGCACCGCCCGAACCCGGCCCATCCCATCCCGGCCCTTCCCGGCCCGGCCGGTACCGACGAAGATCCAGGCGCTGTCCTTATACTCCGCGTGCCACGAAACCGCCTCCTGCACACCCAGCTCCGCCTCCCGCGCGTTCAGCTCGTTGATCAGCTTCACCTTCGtcagggggctggagggaaggacGAGGGCAGCGTAAGCACCGGCGGCGGGAGCGGCCggaccgaaccgaaccgaaccgacCCGCCTCCCCTCAGCGCCCCGGACCTACTTCATGTTGGCAGCGGCACACGCTGCGCATGCGCGTCCCACCTACACCCCCgaccccaccccccccccgaCGGGAACTGCCGAGTGTTGCCGAGCCGGGCCGAGCGTAACCGAACGCGATCGAGTCGCCGCCGAGCGCAACCGGTTGGGGCCGAGCGCAGTCGAACGCGGCCGAGTCGAACCGAGCGCAGTCGGTCCGAGCCGAAGCGGTCCGCGCAAAGCAAGAGCCGTGTGAGAATGTGGCCGCAGAGCCTTTATTGGGGTGACCGTGACAGAGCCCGCGGGTCCCCGCTCAGCACGGGCAGGACGCTTTAGTGCCGCTATCGTGCGCCGCCTCCAGCCGCCGGGCCTGGCCCTGCCGCCCCTCCAGGTCCCGGCAGAGCAGCGAGCGCTGGGCCTTGAGCCGGCAGGCCAGGCACATGAAAATGGCGTCCACGTTCTGGCTCTCCTGAGGGTCCTTGGCCGAGGTCTCAAACAAAAGCATGTTGTGAGCGTCGGCGAACTTGAGGGCCATGCTGGAGGGCACTTGGATCAGGTCTTTCAAGTCACACTTGttccccaccagcaccctggggacGAGGGGGGGCACGGCGTGCCCGTTGCACTCCTCGATCCACATCTTGAGGTTGGTGAAGGACGTCATCTTCGTGACGTCGTAAACGAAGACCACGGCGTGCACATTGCGGTAGTAATGCTCCACCATGCTCTTCCGAAACCTCTCCTGGCCAGCCGTGTCCCACACCTGcacctggggagcagagcagaaggacagaagGCTGGAGGAGCACTGAGGGTCCACCCTGGCCCGGGGGGCTGCTGTGCTCATCTCCAGGCAGGGGGACACaggaggggtccctggggctCTGTGAGGCAGGGCACAGGCCAGGAgagcctggcagggaggggaaatcCCTTATGAGACAAacctggatggatggatggatggatggatggaccaATGGGCAGATGGATGAAGAGATGGATGAATGGACCaatgggtggatggatggatagatggatggatggattgaTGGAGTTCCCAAAGTCTTTCAGAGTGAAGAATGCTGGCAAAGAAGAACTGTTCCCTCTGGGCAGAGCGGGAGCTGGAGGTTCCCTCTACCACCTCTCACCTCCCCTCTAGGATGCATTGTCCCAGGAAAAGGCCAATTTGCTGCACTGCCTCCCACTCCTGGCTGCTGGAACGCAAATAATACCCAAAGGTGGGAAGCCTGGTGACATTTTTTGGCTCGGGGAGCTGAGAGAGGCTCGGTGCCAGCCTGCACACAACCACAGCTTTCAGACAGGTGTCCCGCTGCCCTTCCTGCAGCAAACCCCTCCTATTCCCCTTCTGCTGGAATCgcacctcctccagcccagcacagccccgcTGCCCAGCCCACCAGCCCCCCGCCTCCCAGCCCACCGCCATCTGCTCCCCCCAGGTCACTCCGGTCTCATCGCACGGctccttccctcagctcctggcCCAAGCTGgagccccccctgccctgggaggaCCCGGAGGTCAGAG
The Heliangelus exortis chromosome 14, bHelExo1.hap1, whole genome shotgun sequence DNA segment above includes these coding regions:
- the RAB33A gene encoding ras-related protein Rab-33A — encoded protein: MAAGGGGGRPPGPEPSLEPYVQTRIFKIIVIGDSNVGKTCLTFRFCGGTFPDKTEATIGVDFREKTVEIEGERIKVQVWDTAGQERFRKSMVEHYYRNVHAVVFVYDVTKMTSFTNLKMWIEECNGHAVPPLVPRVLVGNKCDLKDLIQVPSSMALKFADAHNMLLFETSAKDPQESQNVDAIFMCLACRLKAQRSLLCRDLEGRQGQARRLEAAHDSGTKASCPC
- the RBMX2 gene encoding RNA-binding motif protein, X-linked 2 — its product is VRGAEGRRVGSVRFGPAAPAAGAYAALVLPSSPLTKVKLINELNAREAELGVQEAVSWHAEYKDSAWIFVGGLPYELTEGDVICVFSQYGEIVNINLVRDKKTGKSKGFCFLCYEDQRSTILAVDNFNGIKIKGRTIRVDHVANYRPPKDSDDLDDITRTLHAKGCGVKTPPHTSSDSMSEDEELPVKKQKDQERSREERPRPSSRAGKRTQPGEEEQPRVKIKKEKEDPGYERYAGGSQPPGKGSERKPGSRTQREEEERRHRKPSPERRGEKRAQEQRGHGGWREERERREEAGRRGEGHGRSREEGPEGGRSRDRGAREPHSRHGEQRGSARGSTRS